The genomic stretch GAAGTGACCTCAAATCGATCATTTGGTTGTGTTAATGTCGTGTTTGGGAAGTCGTAATGCAGATAGTTTCCACGAGTACTCTGTCCTTGAGAACATTCCTAAGTTGCACCCAACAAAATCAATACGAAGTTCAAAGAAAAAACCAGATTGAAATACATAGAAAAAAGAAACAATCTCAATACCTTTGAAGAATCAAGAATCATATCATGTGACATCCAAAAGTTTGCTGCATTAGTCCCCTCATAAGGAGAAGTCATAGGAGTCGAATAGTTGCTATCGCTGGACATATACGTCGTTTGAGTAGGCGTCTCAGCAGTAAGAACAACAGGTTCATTTGAGACTGCTACTGAAGTGTCACTTGTTTTCAGTGATGCATCGTTTCTTTTGATGATACGACAAAGAGCAAACGGCCCCTAAACATATTCAACATAGCAGAATATGATCAACTTCTTGAATTCTTGGATTTAGTTAATTAAAGAAGCAAACACTGAGTTTGTTGAATCAACCTGGAAAGTTGGAGTGCCTTGAGAAACATCATCACAGAGACGATACTCGTGCATTACCCAATCCGTTCTATCGCCAAGAGGAGCTCTTCCACGATAGAAGACTAATGTCTTGCGATATCCAACAACTTCAGGCTGATGACAGGTAACTTTTCTGTCTTTCCCTGTCGCTTTCCAGTATCCGGACTTAGTCGCTCGATTGGTTCGTGAGCCATTCGGATACTTCTTATCCCGAGGACAGAAGAAGAACCATTCCATGTCGCGCTTTGGCAGGAACGATTTCTCTGCATTTTTTAGGACAAGATGTCAGAGGACGATAGAGCCTACATTCTGTTGGTTCAACTGAACACGGTATTTTCGACACAGAACACAAACATAAATGTTAAAAAACACTAAAACTACTAAAAACGTTAACAAATATTAAATTCTGAACCCATCCTAAATCCGTCTCTGCATGATCTCAGAATCCTAAAGTTTCCATTTCAGGTAAGCAAATCATGAACCATTTATAATGAGAAACTTCTATTGCTTTATATATGCTTTTCATCTTGTAATATGTGGTCAGGGTTTGAAATTAGATACTAATAATTTAACtttcaaatatgaaaaaaaagaaagagagaggcCCCACAGAACACTCCATCTTTTTTATTTAGACAATAATAAAGGAACAAACATATAAGTCATAAAGCAACAACTTTCCAGTTTAATTTCAGTTCAAAAGTATCATGAAGCTCGAAATGCACAAAATATTACTTCCTCCGTCCCAAAAATAATGATACAGTTCGGGTTTCGAGAGTCAAATTCGTAGTTATGACGGCTAATTTGAACATAGAATCTTTAAATTTTTTGTAATAAATTTACCTATTTAGAAACTACATAAAAACTACTATAAGTCATAAGTAATAATTAACAATTCAGAAAATTCAAAAGGCATATGAAAAAGTCAGGTCAAAGAACAACTCGTTTGACTCTAGAAATCCAAAGTGTATCAATCTTTTTGGGACGGAGGGAGTAGCGCTTCGGGGGAAATCATTGGCAAATGTAATTGAGATTACAAAATGTATGTTCTGCAATTGTTCAACaattatttttctcaatattcagtcaatatttttattattcgacgcgaatcaataaaaataaaatgtatACCTGGAAGTTCCCAAGGATCAAACTTATACAAGTCTATTACTGGAATAACTTCCAATTCAATTTCAAGTCCATCAGTTTTCCTTTTCAGGTAATATCCAACCAATTCCTCATCAGTTGGATGAAATCGAAATCCTGGAGGCAGTGATGTTCCTCCCATTTAAGTAATTTCTCAAGTTCCAAATCAAGAAAATATCCAAAACTAAGTGCCTCTGTACAACGACGACAACAACAGACCAGTGTAATCTCacacgtggggtctggggaggtagAAGTGTGGGGTCTGAGGAGATAGTGTATATgcggaccttacccctaccttgttaaggtagagaggctgtttccgataaaTGTTCTGTTCAAGGACAACTAAGTGCCTCTATACCTATTGAAAATCAAAAAgatccaaaaataaaaacttttagCTACACTGAATTCAAGAATTGTGATAAACTTTGATAAAATGCTCCCCTGGAGCAAGAAAATCATCTTCTCTGACAAAAAAATCAGAACTTTATATTCTAGCCAAAACCCCACTTAGCCCTTGAAAAAAGATCTTGGAAATTGGTAAATTCAAGTAAATTCAAGTAAAAATTTAAAACCCCACAAGGTAAAATGCCTTAAATTGGCACAAGAAATTGtcaaaacttcaaaaagattAATTATTTtctaatagcaaattttgatgacTCTTAGTTTGGTGTATATGAAGATGAGAAGATGTGTAGAGTAATAACAAATGAGTGAGGATGGTTTTTTATAGGCTATAGAGAAATTTATAGTCCAAAAAATATATGAACACCGAAAGGTTACAATAAATTAAATTCCATAAAGAGTGACCCCACCAAAATCAAAATTCAGTTCACACCTAAACAACAGTTATCTCCCGCCAAAGCAAGCACTATTGACCGTTAAAGATTTGTAGGCAGGAATTGGGTCGAGCTAGCTTACTTGCACCTCGACTATTCCGTTATTTATCTGATACCAGTGGTAGACGCACGTGGTGGCAAACTGAACCCGCTTCATCAAAAATAATACtgtacatatacatatatatatatattacgatTAAAGTTGcgtaaattttgtataaatattttatttgaacCCCCTTGACAACTACTGTTTTACGACTAAAGTTATGTACTTTTAAGATTGAACCCGCTTGCACAAAATCCTGGGTCAGTCACTATATGATACTATCCACCAGCACAAGTATCGGGCAAATGTACCAGCTCGATTATTTCACTATGTATTTGCTATTGTTCACTAGTGCGAGGCTTGCGTGTACCTTACTGGTGACCACTTTGATTATTTCACTAGGTATCTGTTACTATCTATTAGCAGCTACAAAGTTAGAACGTATCTGTTATCTCCCTAAACATATATAGATAGCCAAGTATATGCTCATCAAGACTTAGACAAATAAAAAAATCACAtaaccatcaatatatgctatATCCATCAGTCAGTTTACGCGCACCTTAACTTATTTCACTaaatatatgttattgtctgctAGCACAAATATCGAGCATGCAGGTACTTGCTAGACCACCTCAATTATTTTACTTGGTACCGGACTAGCGCATACCTACTATCTCACTAACACCCGTGAGGAATTACTCTGCCCACCTAAGTTTAGGTAAATGAGAAAAATCAAATAGATTTTTGGCCTCTTAAAAAATTTGAACCCTAATTTGtcttatttttcactaatttcattGATTACTAAATCAAATCCTTAAATGCATGAAAttgagtttttctttttcttttcctcatcTTTGTATAATGTCTATTTCCAAAAACTTTGGTCATATTTCATGAGTTTTTCCCAAGTCATGAAGTCACCTTAGTCCTGCCACATCATCCTGAGTCAGACAAAATCACTTTTACTTTGTTTAGTGGTAGTGATCTCATGCTATGGCCCAGTGTTTCAAAAGAATAGGTCTTTAAAGTGCATATTTGACACTTTTTTTGTGGTGTCCAAAGGGTAATAACTTGGTGAAAAAACTCTATTTTGGCGTTCTTGATTCACATTCAACTGgtaaagttgaaaaaaaaaatcagtcaGGTCTACTAAGCTCCCGTTATGCGCGCGGTCCAAAGAAGTACTGGACACAAGGGTATATTATACGCAGTCatacaagaggttgtttccacggctcgaacccataACCTTCTGGTCACATGGTAAAGTTGCAAAACTTAAATTCCCATTGTATTACATAGTCTGAGCAACAATCAATCAAAAATTAGTGAAAGTTAATGGAACTGTATGCTTACATAAACTAGATAAAAAAGGTACCTTACACATCTTTAATAGCATAAAGTAGGAATGTTACAGTTGCAAACCAATGAATATGTGAACTTGAACTTTAAAAGACTAGCTTTGAGTTCTAAAAAAAGCTGAATCCACATTAGTTACACTATTTTTTGGTCTGAACTGCTGGTGGTTTGGGGTCTAATTAGTTTATATATTATTCTAATAGAAACCTATGGTTTTTAAAATGGTAATATTTTGAGCTGCTCGGTGCCGGAGCTAGGATATGAAGTTTATGGGTTCTAAATTTATTATTGAATCCACTGCTTATCTTAGTTACTGTGTtcacaattaaatatttatatatattttataaattttctaATAAAAATACAAGGTTTAAGCAAAACCTAATGAGTTCGTCCGAACCCGCAGCTAATGCTCTCCCTCCCCCTGCTTCTACTCTTATTGAAGGGGAACCTTGGAGCACGGTAAAGTTATCTCCGTGTGACATATAGGTCACGGATTCGAGCCGTGAAAACAACCACTAATGCTTATATTAGGTTAGACTGTACTACATCAT from Nicotiana sylvestris chromosome 12, ASM39365v2, whole genome shotgun sequence encodes the following:
- the LOC104213091 gene encoding NAC domain-containing protein 71-like; its protein translation is MGGTSLPPGFRFHPTDEELVGYYLKRKTDGLEIELEVIPVIDLYKFDPWELPEKSFLPKRDMEWFFFCPRDKKYPNGSRTNRATKSGYWKATGKDRKVTCHQPEVVGYRKTLVFYRGRAPLGDRTDWVMHEYRLCDDVSQGTPTFQGPFALCRIIKRNDASLKTSDTSVAVSNEPVVLTAETPTQTTYMSSDSNYSTPMTSPYEGTNAANFWMSHDMILDSSKECSQGQSTRGNYLHYDFPNTTLTQPNDRFEVTSSSSFPSFRGEVELSGDLSSYGCVSPYSVHGNYTGFYGNDDMSYEGYEGWNQANMGDFNGLWSHEDNFQ